The genomic region TTTATGACGGGCCAAGGAGAGCGCCATTTAGTGCAACCCGCCTTAATGACGACGATTACTGACTTTTTTGCAACGCATTTAAAAATAAAATCTGAATAACAAAAAGACGCTCATCAAAACGAATAATTTTGGTGAGCGTCTTTTTTGTGGTTGACTTCAAGAGTGTACTACGTATAATAGTACAGTGTAATACAGTGATTGATTTAAAGGAGGTGCCAAGGCGATGATGATTGATAAAACAAGCGCTAAACCGTACTACGAACAGATTATTTTATTGATTAAGGAACAAGTCCTTCAGGGGATTTTAAAACCGGGTGAACAAATTCCATCTGTTCGAGAAATGGCGCGGCAATTAATGATGAACCCGAACACGGTAAGCAAGGCCTATAAATTGTTAGAAGTGCAAGGCATTATAGTGACGGTTAAAGGCCGGGGTACTTACATCGCTGAACACCAAGCGACCGACCGGGATAATGTTAAAATCGCCCAACTGAAGGCACAATTACAAGAACTCGTTTTAGAAGCTGTTTATTTAAATGTTTCAGAGGCTGAGATGAGTGAATGGTTAACCGCACAATTTGAAAGGGGTCCAAAAGATGCTGACAATTAACAAGTTACATAAACGAATTGATCAAAAATCAATTCTAGAAGAGATTAGTTTTGAACAAGAACCGGGGGAAATCTTGGGATTGGTCGGTCGTAACGGTGCCGGTAAGTCGACATTGCTAAAAAGTATCGCCAGTCATTATTTATTGGATGGTGGTCAGATTTTGATTGATCAAGTTTCAATCGATGAAGATCGTCGCTTGCGGACACAAATTTTTTATTTAGATGAAGATCATTTATTTTTCAAAAATTTAACGTTATTACAGATTGGTCGCTTTTACCAACAAGCCTATCCGCAGTTTGATGAAAATCAGATGACTACTTTATTAGCGCAATATCGCTTACCACTCAAACAAAATTATCGGCAATTATCAAAAGGAATGCGGGGCTTATTCAATATTATTTTAGCTATCAGTAGTCATGCACGGTACATTTTGTTGGATGAACCATTTGATGGCTTAGACGTCATTATTCGTAAAAATGTCATTCGACTATTGCTCGATCAAGTGGGTGAACAACAATTTTCACTGCTGATTACCTCGCATAACCTAGCGGAATTAGAACCTTTGATTGACCGGACACTGATTTTAAAGGATCGGACAATTAGTCACGATTATCGTTTAGAAACACTCCGCCAAACAGCACGGAAGTTGCAACTGGTATTAAAAAACAACGAGATTCCAGCGCTAGTAAAAGAAAAAGGGCGGTTATTAAATATTTCAGGGCGCGTGATGGTCGTTTATTTCCCAGACTATACAGATAAAATTAAACAGGAGTTATCCGCATTGGACCCTGTTTTATGCGAAGCACTACCGATTACATTGGAAGATGTTTTCGAAGCAAACTTAATTAACGAACAAGACTATCAAGTCTTCGTTTAGAAGTGGAGGCAGTAAAAATGCAAAAACAGTTAATGAAAATCATGCAATTACGTTATTGGAAATACTTGGTCGGCTTGTTTGTGATGATTGTTGGGCTGCAAGGGATGAGAAGTATGACTGTTGTTGATAAATGGCAAACATCTGATCAACATTATCATTCGGAACAGTTTATTAAAGATTTTAAGCAACATCCAAAGTCATATCTACAAGAAGATCGTAAAGGCCATCCAAAAAAACAATCATTAGAGTCTTATAGATTAGAAGCTAATCCAGTTTTTGAACAGACTTACGAGTCAGAATTTATGATTTATTCACCAACGATGATCGTGCTAATAATGATTGTTTTTGGTGCAGGGCTCTTAACATTTGCCAATGATCGACGGACTAATTTTGATACGTTTTTGTTTAGCTTAGAGAGTTCGCGACGACGGCTATACTGGACGAAATTGGGTTATGGAATTGGAACATTATTAAGTAGTCTGTTGATAGGAGATGTTATCTACTATTCAGTTCTGAAGTTAAAAATTGACGCGTCATACGTTCAGCTAAATATCCCAACGCTAATCCAACGTGAGATTGGCAGCCTTGTTTTAATGTTAGGGATTTTTACAATCGGTTGTTTAATTGGATTACTAATTGGTAAGTTACCAACGTTATTAATTGGTAGTTTTGGTTTTATTTGTTCACTCTCTTTCGCTATTCCTAGTATGAGTGACACGCGACGTTTTGTAATGAGTCGAGGAAGTGAACAGTATGGTGTTAACCCTGATAGTAATGGCGGGTTACTCACTAAGTTATTAACAATGGGTGATGGGCAATACCGGTTGTATCGTAACCAACAACAAATTGGATTAATCATTGGTTTGTTCGTAGTAACTTGTCTATTGTTATGGGGTGGCGCTTGGATTTATAAACGCTTATCACTTGAAAATAAGAACCAATTGGTCCAAATTGCTGGCTTTAAAAAGCCGCTGGTTGTTATCGGCACATTATATTTGGCATGGTTGTTTGGGATGAATGGAGTTTTCAGCCGCCAACCTTATGAACTATTAGCCAACCATGAAAAAATAGTCTTACTGTGGGTCATCTTACGAAACATCGTCATTATCGGGATTATCGGTTGGCTTTATACAGAGCGACCATGGCAACGATTTAAAAATAGAAGATTAAGTTAATAAAAACAGCCGCCCATATTATGATGGGCGGCTGTTTTTGGTTGAGATTAGAATTGATAACGTGCTTTTCATAGCATACTCCTGCGTTTAGCTACACAAGTCAAACAATTGGTTGCACCAATTATTCGCCTTGTTAGGCTAATCCTCGGAGTATAAACGCTATGAAAACCACTTCTATGCTTTTTGTCTTCTTGCGATTGCTGGTAAGATCATACCTAGCGCAATGAAGATGATTGGTGTGATGATGTTTAAGCTTAATTGGAACCACCATGTTGAAGGGTTAGCAGCGTATGAAAGCTTAGGAATCATGCCCATCAAACAAGCGAAGGCGGTGAAGAAGAAGCACCAACTACCGACGATTAAGCCGATTTTAGGGTTCTTAGTAAAGTGATATTCTGACGTGAATTTTTTAAGTTGTTTATTTAAGAGGATATAAGCTAAGAATACCCAGAGGTAACGAAGTGGCATGACAACTGAGTTTAAGTTTAATAACCAGTTGTAAAGTTCGTTCATGTTACCAATCCCTAGGGCAGGCACGATAATCAAGAGACCAACGAGGACCCCAGTTAACATGTAACCTTTAGTTGGGATGCCTTTTTTGTTGAGTTTTGAAAGACCTTTAGGAATGAAGTTACTATCAGCGTCGCCCAATAAAATTTTAAGTGGGGCATCAATTGAAAAGGCTAGCGCTGAGATTTGTGCGAGTGTATTTGCTAAGGCATAAAGGATAACGAAGAGTGGTCCAACGTGGTAGAAAGCACCGAGACGATGGAAGGCTTCGTAAGCACCGTTAGCCATTAAATCAGTTGGAATATGGTTTGAATCAAATAACATACCCATCCCAAATGAGCCTAGGATGGCACAAAAGGCCACCATGCCGGCTAAGACTAACATTCCTTTAGGGAATTCTTTAGCGGCATTTTTAGTATTGTTAACGTAAGGTGAGATCTTTTCAGCACCACCAACCGCAAACACTAACATTGAAATGGTTGTGAAATAGTTAACATCAAACTTAGGGATGTATGTTTTAATATTGCCCATGTCTGGTGTAGCAATGTGGGCGCCTTTAGTCATAAAAGGTGCTGAAACTGCGAGAATGATGAACAGAATTGACATGACAAACATAGCGGTCCCAGCAATACTCCCAATCCGGTTCAAGGTCGCGATTCCGCGCGATGATAGCCATAAGAAGAGCAAGAAAAGGGCCAAACAGATGACCGAAACGGCCATTGATGAAATCGTATTGACGAAGTTTCCGTTACCCTTGAAAAGCCAGCTGAGTGCTATGAGAATCCCTTGTGGCTTTTGCGCAAGATATGGAATGTGAACAACCCAGTAAGTCCAAGCAGCGTAGTAAGCGAGCCGCTTAGTACTTGTTGCTTTAATCCAGGAAGAAACACCACCGTTAGCATCTTTAAAAGTAGAACCTAATTGACCAACGATTAATGCGTAAGGAACGAAATATAAGAGCATGATCAGAATCCAAGACGTGATAACGGAGAGACCTTGTTGCGCGTAGTTATTAACCACGTTACCAAGACCCCAAACCGCTACAAAGGCAATAAGTGCAACATTATACCAACGAAGCTGTTTCGATTTAGATTGCATAAGAGCAACCTCCTTTTATAAGTATACTTTGAATATAATCGAAATTTAATCAAATGGCAATCCTAAATTAAGGAATTTGTGAATAAAATTGTTTAAGCTATTGCGGGTTTTATAGCTTATAATAGGATAAAAGAAAAGTTATTGGAGGATGAACGCTATTGGAAAACGGACGAATCAGACGTGCCAGCCGCTTTAATAAAACCCGCTTTGTTTTTATTTTAAAAGGGTTATTAGTCGGGGGTGTGACAGGCTTAGTAGTCAGTTTGTTTCGACTTGCGATTGAAAAAGGCTTAGCACTAACGATTAAGTTGTATCAAAGCTTGCATAGTCAACCACTTAACTGGTTGTGGATAATCGGTGCTAACTTGCTAATAGGCTTGGTTGTGGCGCAGCTATTGAAAAAAGAACCTAATATCAGTGGTTCGGGGATTCCCCAAGTGGAAGGGCAACTAGAAGGCGAATTTGAGCTAGCTTGTTGGTCGATTCTTTGGCGCAAATTTGTTGGTGGTATTTTAAGTATTGCGCCAGGCTTATTCCTAGGACGTGAAGGCCCCTCAATTCAATTAGGGGCGGCAGTCGGTCAAGGCGTAGCGGACCGCTTAGACGATCACGGCGCTGATCGCCGTATTTTAATCGCTGGTGGGGCGGCGGCTGGTTTATCGGCCGCTTTTAACGCACCAATTGCTGGAACCTTTTTCGTACTGGAAGAAATCTATCATAATTTTTCCCCACTTATTTGGCTAACCGCATTGACCAGTGCAATCGGGGCTAACTTCATCTCATTGAATTTTTTCGGATTAACGCCCACGTTGCACATTACGTATACACATAATTTACCGATTAATCAGTATTGGCATCTGATTCTTTTAGGGATTGTGCTCGGGTTGTTGGGCTACGTCTATCAAAAAACGTTGCTTTGGTTACCGCAGTTTTATAAGCGATTACCAGTGCCTAAATATTATTGGGGCTTATTGCCGTTAGTGCTTGTATTGCCCATCGGTTACTTTTGGCCAACGGTCTTAGGTGGCGGGAATGGTTTGATCACACAATTAGGCCAACAAGTGCCAACTTTAACCACGGTGGCATTGTTACTAGTTTTGCGGTTTGTTTTCTCAATGATTTCGTATGGTTCTGGCTTGCCAGGGGGGATCTTCTTGCCCATCTTGTCACTGGGCGCACTAATTGGGGCCGTCTATGGCTTAGTGATGGTCCAATTGGGCTGGTTAGCACCGGTTTATGTCCCTAATCTAATTATTTTTGCGATGGGTGGTTATTTTGCCGGCATCGGGAAAGCACCGTTTACGGCGATTTTATTGGTAACCGAAATGGTCGGGACACTCACCCATTTAATGCCGTTGGCGATTTTATCGTTAGTCGCGTATGTCGTGGTTGATTTGATGGGTGGCGCACCGATTTATGCGTCGTTATTACAACGCCTAATTGGCCAACCCAAAACCGATATGGCACAATTTAAAGATCGTTTGGAAGTACCGATTTTTGCCGGGGCACCATTGGAAGATCATCAAGTCCGCGATGTTGCTTGGCCGGAAACTTGTTTATTAATTGCCGTGCGGCGCGGCGAAACGGAATTGATTCCGCATGGTGATACGCTGATTCGCGCGGGTGACACCTTGGTCATTTTAACCGATCATCACTTACGAGCAACCGTGCGGCGACAGATTGAAGCCGCTGCCCAAACCTTAAAAAAAGCGGATGAGAATCTCGTGAAATAATTGATAAAAAAGTGGTGATTAACTACTTTTTATGCTAAAGTATTAAAAGACAGTGTAGATAGAAAGGTAGGGAGTTAGGTTGGAAAATCTTATCCTGAACTTATTATTAATCGATTCAATCTTGATTGTGATAGCAGTCATGATGCAACCAAGTAAACAACAAGATGCATTGAGTGCTTTATCAGGTGGATCTGGTGACTTATTTGGTAAGCAAAAGGCTAGAGGATTTGAAGCCTTCATGCAGAAGGTAACAGTGGTCCTCGGAACTTTATTTTTCGTCTTTGCAATTGCATTAGTTTATTTATCATCACACTAAAGCAAGTAGGACGGATCGAATTCTAATAAGAACGTTGATGCGGTCTCCTGTTCAAATAGCAGGAGACCTTTTTAAATGAATTAAATCGGTCAAGTACTGGAGGCGGGTTTGAATGCAGTATCGGTTACCACAACCTTACTATTATGATAGTGGCCCTGTTGGCGTGGTGTTATTGCACGCTTATACAGGAAGTGCCAATGATGTTCATATGATGGGCCGTTTTTTAGAGAAACAGCAAATCAGTGTACTTGCACCGCATTTTACGGGGCATGCCACTTTTGAACCACTTGATATCTTAGAAGAAGGTAGTGTCCAAGCTTGGTGGGCGGATACAACGGCTGCCATTCAGAAGTTACAAGTTGCTGCCAAGAAACCACTATTTGTTTTTGGGTTGTCATTGGGTGGATTGTTCGCGATGCGCGCAATCGAAACGATGCCAGCGGTGATTGGTGGTGGCATTTTTAGCGCGCCAGTACTAGAAGGACCGACTGATAAATTAGAACCGCTATTTCTGGGTTATGCGCAACGCCTTTATCAGATGGCTGAAAA from Latilactobacillus sakei subsp. sakei DSM 20017 = JCM 1157 harbors:
- a CDS encoding GntR family transcriptional regulator, coding for MMIDKTSAKPYYEQIILLIKEQVLQGILKPGEQIPSVREMARQLMMNPNTVSKAYKLLEVQGIIVTVKGRGTYIAEHQATDRDNVKIAQLKAQLQELVLEAVYLNVSEAEMSEWLTAQFERGPKDADN
- a CDS encoding ATP-binding cassette domain-containing protein, which encodes MTINKLHKRIDQKSILEEISFEQEPGEILGLVGRNGAGKSTLLKSIASHYLLDGGQILIDQVSIDEDRRLRTQIFYLDEDHLFFKNLTLLQIGRFYQQAYPQFDENQMTTLLAQYRLPLKQNYRQLSKGMRGLFNIILAISSHARYILLDEPFDGLDVIIRKNVIRLLLDQVGEQQFSLLITSHNLAELEPLIDRTLILKDRTISHDYRLETLRQTARKLQLVLKNNEIPALVKEKGRLLNISGRVMVVYFPDYTDKIKQELSALDPVLCEALPITLEDVFEANLINEQDYQVFV
- a CDS encoding ABC transporter permease, with protein sequence MQKQLMKIMQLRYWKYLVGLFVMIVGLQGMRSMTVVDKWQTSDQHYHSEQFIKDFKQHPKSYLQEDRKGHPKKQSLESYRLEANPVFEQTYESEFMIYSPTMIVLIMIVFGAGLLTFANDRRTNFDTFLFSLESSRRRLYWTKLGYGIGTLLSSLLIGDVIYYSVLKLKIDASYVQLNIPTLIQREIGSLVLMLGIFTIGCLIGLLIGKLPTLLIGSFGFICSLSFAIPSMSDTRRFVMSRGSEQYGVNPDSNGGLLTKLLTMGDGQYRLYRNQQQIGLIIGLFVVTCLLLWGGAWIYKRLSLENKNQLVQIAGFKKPLVVIGTLYLAWLFGMNGVFSRQPYELLANHEKIVLLWVILRNIVIIGIIGWLYTERPWQRFKNRRLS
- a CDS encoding amino acid permease, with protein sequence MQSKSKQLRWYNVALIAFVAVWGLGNVVNNYAQQGLSVITSWILIMLLYFVPYALIVGQLGSTFKDANGGVSSWIKATSTKRLAYYAAWTYWVVHIPYLAQKPQGILIALSWLFKGNGNFVNTISSMAVSVICLALFLLFLWLSSRGIATLNRIGSIAGTAMFVMSILFIILAVSAPFMTKGAHIATPDMGNIKTYIPKFDVNYFTTISMLVFAVGGAEKISPYVNNTKNAAKEFPKGMLVLAGMVAFCAILGSFGMGMLFDSNHIPTDLMANGAYEAFHRLGAFYHVGPLFVILYALANTLAQISALAFSIDAPLKILLGDADSNFIPKGLSKLNKKGIPTKGYMLTGVLVGLLIIVPALGIGNMNELYNWLLNLNSVVMPLRYLWVFLAYILLNKQLKKFTSEYHFTKNPKIGLIVGSWCFFFTAFACLMGMIPKLSYAANPSTWWFQLSLNIITPIIFIALGMILPAIARRQKA
- a CDS encoding ClC family H(+)/Cl(-) exchange transporter produces the protein MENGRIRRASRFNKTRFVFILKGLLVGGVTGLVVSLFRLAIEKGLALTIKLYQSLHSQPLNWLWIIGANLLIGLVVAQLLKKEPNISGSGIPQVEGQLEGEFELACWSILWRKFVGGILSIAPGLFLGREGPSIQLGAAVGQGVADRLDDHGADRRILIAGGAAAGLSAAFNAPIAGTFFVLEEIYHNFSPLIWLTALTSAIGANFISLNFFGLTPTLHITYTHNLPINQYWHLILLGIVLGLLGYVYQKTLLWLPQFYKRLPVPKYYWGLLPLVLVLPIGYFWPTVLGGGNGLITQLGQQVPTLTTVALLLVLRFVFSMISYGSGLPGGIFLPILSLGALIGAVYGLVMVQLGWLAPVYVPNLIIFAMGGYFAGIGKAPFTAILLVTEMVGTLTHLMPLAILSLVAYVVVDLMGGAPIYASLLQRLIGQPKTDMAQFKDRLEVPIFAGAPLEDHQVRDVAWPETCLLIAVRRGETELIPHGDTLIRAGDTLVILTDHHLRATVRRQIEAAAQTLKKADENLVK
- the secG gene encoding preprotein translocase subunit SecG; protein product: MENLILNLLLIDSILIVIAVMMQPSKQQDALSALSGGSGDLFGKQKARGFEAFMQKVTVVLGTLFFVFAIALVYLSSH
- a CDS encoding alpha/beta hydrolase, which codes for MQYRLPQPYYYDSGPVGVVLLHAYTGSANDVHMMGRFLEKQQISVLAPHFTGHATFEPLDILEEGSVQAWWADTTAAIQKLQVAAKKPLFVFGLSLGGLFAMRAIETMPAVIGGGIFSAPVLEGPTDKLEPLFLGYAQRLYQMAEKTAADQAVQLAKIKQQLPQQLQAIADFSALVTADLDQIGDKPAFIGQGGQDQVIDPNGASVLKQRLGAQQTPVDYHWYDNAGHVITVDRAHHQLETDVEAFIKRYEK